The proteins below are encoded in one region of Ascaphus truei isolate aAscTru1 chromosome 10, aAscTru1.hap1, whole genome shotgun sequence:
- the GPR52 gene encoding G-protein coupled receptor 52: MNQSQWIDLRTENTSGVFLNTSEHYPCPLGFGHYNSVDICILETTIIVLLTFLIITGNLTVIFVFHCAPLLHHYTTSYFIQTMAYADLLVGVSCLVPTLSLLHYSTGVHESLTCQVFGYIISVLKSVSMACLAFISVDRYLAITKPLSYNQLVTPCRLRLCIILIWIYSCLIFLPSFFGWGKPGYHGDIFEWCATSWHTSAYFTGFIVCLLYAPAALVICFTYFHIFRICRQHTKEMSDRRARFPSHEAESAGEAGPGHSPDRRYAMVLFRITSVFYMLWLPYIIYFLLESWRTLENPALSFLTTWLAISNSFCNCVIYSLSNSVFRLGLRRLSETICSPCMCSKDKDDRDPKPRKRANSCSI, translated from the coding sequence ATGAACCAGTCACAATGGATTGACTTGAGGACAGAGAACACGAGTGGAGTCTTCTTGAATACATCTGAGCATTACCCCTGCCCACTGGGTTTTGGGCACTACAATTCAGTGGACATATGCATACTGGAAACCACAATTATTGTGCTGCTAACCTTCCTGATAATTACCGGTAACCTGACTGTCATCTTTGTCTTTCACTGCGCTCCTCTACTGCACCACTACACTACCAGTTACTTCATCCAGACCATGGCATATGCAGACTTATTGGTGGGTGTGAGTTGCTTGGTACCCActctatccctgcttcattactCAACAGGTGTCCATGAATCCCTGACATGCCAGGTTTTTGGCTACATAATTTCTGTGCTGAAGAGTGTCTCCATGGCTTGTTTAGCTTTTATCAGTGTGGATCGATACCTGGCAATCACCAAACCCCTTTCCTACAACCAGCTGGTAACACCATGCCGACTGCGCCTCTGCATCATCCTCATTTGGATCTATTCATGTTTGATCTTCCTGCCATCTTTTTTTGGCTGGGGCAAACCTGGCTACCATGGTGACATCTTCGAGTGGTGTGCCACCTCCTGGCATACCAGTGCCTACTTCACTGGCTTCATTGTGTGCCTGCTCTATGCTCCGGCAGCTCTGGTTATATGTTTTACCTACTTTCACATCTTCCGCATCTGTCGGCAGCACACCAAAGAAATGAGCGATCGCCGGGCACGCTTTCCCAGCCACGAAGCTGaatcagctggtgaggctgggcCAGGTCACAGCCCTGATCGGCGCTATGCCATGGTTTTGTTCCGGATAACCAGCGTTTTCTACATGTTATGGCTCCCCTACATCATTTACTTTTTGTTGGAAAGCTGGCGGACACTGGAGAATCCTGCCCTATCCTTCCTAACTACCTGGTTGGCTATAAGCAATAGTTTCTGTAACTGTGTTATCTACAGCTTATCCAACAGTGTTTTCCGCCTTGGTCTCAGGAGACTGTCAGAAACTATTTGTTCACCATGTATGTGTTCAAAAGATAAGGATGATCGGGACCCCAAACCTCGAAAACGTGCTAACTCATGCTCTATCTAA